The sequence TAACTAGCCAGTTTTGAAAGCAGCTGAGCAGCACACCTATAGCCTGCATCTAAACACAAAGTATCACTATACCTTTCCCATCAGGCAGTGTAATCTCCACGATCTTATAGTCCAAAACTCTAACAAAGTGTCTGTCTACAAACACCTAGAAGACAAGCCAACTTTATTAGTACAAATGATGTATTGTCATACAGTGTGCACCATTTACTGTAGTAAATTCATGCcatgtcgctgtgtctgtctgtactcaCCAGGGCTCAGTCTCAAAAATTTGTCTTGGAGTTCAGAAGGCCTCCGCTGCTGATGGTGGTCTCATATTGAGTGTAGCCATAGGACTGACCATTGTTACTGTTCTCCATGTTGACAGGCCCCTCTGActtcaagggcttgatgatgaaACAATGTCAATGAGGTGCATTCAATTAAATAATGACCATTATGGAATCAACATCAACCCTTGAGTATTGCCAACTTGCCAAGCAGGCCAGGTCACAGCAGACAGCATGCTACTTGACCCCTGGCTCACCTTGTCAGTAAACTGCAGGCTCTCCCACAGTGACAGATGCTTCTGAATGA comes from Salmo salar chromosome ssa20, Ssal_v3.1, whole genome shotgun sequence and encodes:
- the LOC106581231 gene encoding beta-galactosidase-1-like protein 2, with translation MSGVNLTMCFQQRIMMLRYLRLYTTKYQLLRNLFSQFHNEKLPEVPSLQARRVYEPVIIQKHLSLWESLQFTDKPLKSEGPVNMENSNNGQSYGYTQYETTISSGGLLNSKTNF